CGCAATTGTAGTTGAAGCTCATTCGTTGTTAACAATATCTGATGCGGAAATGATAAAAGGAAAAAGAGTTTTAGTAATTGAAGACGGACCAACCCTAACTCACGGTGAAATGCAGTATGGTGCCGGAATGGTTGCGGCCCAAAGATATGGTGCATCTGAAGTTATTGAACCGCTTCCCTTTGCTACCGGTTCAATACTTGAAGCCTATGAAAAATATCCTCATCTTAAAAAATGCTTACCTGCACTTGGTTATAGCCCAACTCAGATTGAAGAACTTGAAGAAACGATTAACAACACACCTGCTGATATTGTTATTGAAGCAACACCTGTTAATTTATCCCAAGTCTTAAAGGTTAACAAACCAATTGTAAATGTTGAATATCAACTTAAAGAGATCTCAAAACCTGATTTGAAAGAAATAATCATTAACTTCTTCAGTAAAAACAAATAAATATTTTAAGTTCAATATTAAAAATTCATTAACTTGTTAACGGAACAGTTAACTTATATAAATTGACAACTTCTTTTATCGTAGAATAGATATTTTTTCGTTTTAATAATTGATTTCATTGTTGGAAATACATCTTCTCTGTTATTCAAAAAATTGTAGCTTAGAACTTACGGTATAACGATTTTAATTCTTAGATATAGTCAAGGTGCCTATTTTCCGGCATTGTTAGGCGTAGCATTGCCAGCAGTAATACCCGATTAGGATTATTAAAAAATCTTAAATATCTTCATCAGAACCAACAATTTTTCATATAATGCTAAAAATCTATTTGTGTATTATTAAGAAAAAACCATTTTTATGCTCCAATGTCCAAAAGCGCACATAGGGGCTAGGCTCTGGCTAGCCCTGAGTTAGGTCAAGCCTGGGATTCTGTTAACCCATAACAAGAACCAATTTACCATATATGCGATATAGGATGTCGCATATAAGGTAGCCTTAACCTGAACCGATTGGAGTATTTTCTTTAATTTAAGGTTACTTATTGTATTAAGTGGTTAGTATGACCACAGAATATCCAAAATGCGAAACTCAAAATCAGAACCTCTAAAATAGAGTTGTCTTATGTAAACATAGATGACTAATATTTTATATAATAATAAGAAGATAAGAGTCCTTTGTTAAACACCAGGCTACCAAATGTTCGAATTATCTCATATAAAACAAACACGAAACATTAGGCAAATATCGACTTCAAATGAACTTTTTCTTACCGATAACTCAAGATATTTCCCAAAACAAAAGTTAAGAATAGCCTAAACCTTCAAAATTCTACTTCTAAGTTGTGAATATCGCATTAAATATAAAAAGGAAGAAAAAATCTCCGCTATTGGAGTCAAACTTTCTATCGCTATGTGCTTATAACCTCTTTAACCTAAATAAACCATTAAATTTAAAATTAATTTAGCCTTAAATCGAACTCATTAATGTCTTATTTAATTTATAAGTATTATATTAGTTATAATGTGCTTAAGTAATGACTAAATTTTTTTGTCCAATCCTATAATTTAGCCTTAAATCGAAATCATTAATGTCTTATTTAATTTATAAGTATTATATTTTAGTTATAATGTGCTTAATTAATGACTAAATTTTTTTGTCCAATCCTATAAAATTGAAACCCCTAAAGAAGAGATAATGAAACACCTAATGATATAGAAAAATTACAGAAATACTCGGAACAATAAAAACAGGGAATAAATAAGATGCTAATAATCTTCAGTCTATTAGAATTTCTCGAAACATTGATAATATCTTATTATTTCGTTACTTCAATACAAAATCGGATTTTGTAAAATGCTCAATATTTCTTTATAATCAATTTCTCTGTTTACTAATCGATTTGTCTCCTGATGAAAGTTGGAATTTCTAAGTTTGTTTTGTCGATGATAATCTTATCATCTTTTTTCCGAATTCGTGGTCGTACCGGAAATAAATCTTGTGATTCCAACAAATCACAAACATCTGTAATTTTGGGCAAAGCTTCTTCGATACCAGTAGCGATAACCGTAACTCGAATTGTATCTTTGAGACTAAGGTCTTTTACTGCTCCGAATCTTATTTCCGCATAGCCGTTAGTTGCATTATAGATTATCGAGGCTGCTTCATTAACTTCTTGTAGTGTCAGTTTCTCATCGCCAGCAATATTAAGTAAGATTTTTCTGGCAGTCTCAATATTAATATCTTCAATCAGCGGTGACGCTATTGCCCGATGTGCGGCTTCAGTGGCTCGACCTTCACCCGAAGCAATGCCGGTTGAGATAAAGGCACTACCTTTTTCCAACATCACATTGCGCACATCCGCAAAATCGATGTTTATTACCCCTGGTTGGGTTATTAAATCTGAAATACCTTTCACTGCATTTAATAAGACTTCATCAGCCATGCGAAATGCTTCAAAACAAGAAATCTGAGCATAATTAGTTAACAGTCTTTGATTAGGAATTACAATTAATGTATCGACTTTATCCTTGAGTTCTTGAATTCCACATAGTGCTTGTCGCATGCGGTGTTTACCTTCAAATTCAAATGGTTTTGTAACTACTGCAATCACAATCGCTCCTTGAGTTTTAGCAACTTCAGCTATAAGTGGTGATGCCCCTGTTCCGGTTCCGCCGCCTTCTCCTGCAGCTAAAAATACCATATCATAACCTGTAAGGATATCTTTTATCAAGTCTAAAGACTCTTCACAAGCTTTGCGTCCCAATTCGGGATTACCGCCTGAACCAAGTCCGCCGGTAATCTGTGCACCAATTTGGATTCGATTTTCTGCTAAATTTAGCGAAAGTGCTTGCAGGTCAGTGTTAATCGCATAAAATTCAACGCCAGTTAATTTGGCTTCAATCATATGATTGATTGCATTATTGCCCGCACCACCAATGCCCACTACTGCAATTTTGGCTAAGTTTCTTTCTTCAACAGGTTCAATCATTATTCCTCCTAAATATTATATTATAATATTACAATTTTGACCTTTGAGTTATGATATCTATTATCAAGATAATCTCTCTTGTTGAATACTTACTTAATTATTTAAGCAAATAGTTCTTTCAGTTTAGTAGCCATTGATGAAAAGATACTTTCACTTAAAGGAACATATGCCTCTTTACCGAAAAAACCATAATGAATCAATCCTACAGCAGTAGTATAATCTGCACCTAATTGTTCAATTGGGTTATTGGTATGTTCTGAATAACTATCAGAAGTCGATTTTGACGGAGTAATTTTTACTGGTAGCCGTAGAACCTGCTCTGCCATAACATCAATACCTTTTAATTGTGCTGTGCCACCAGTTAAAACAACTCCGCCACTAAGGGCATCAGCAAAACCTGACTCTCTAATTGCGGTTTCAGTATATAGTAGAATTTCTTCAACTCGAGGTTCGATAATTGATGTCAAAAGTCGCCGCGATACTTGTTTGCTAACTCGCCCGGTCAAATCTTCAATGACTATCGGTTCGTCTTGGTCAATACAACTTACCATGGCTGTGCCATACTGCTTTTTAATTTCTTCGGCTTTCTTGTAAGGGGTTCTAAGACCAATTGCAATATCTTTAGTTATATTTTCGCCGCCGATTGGTAAAGTCTTATAAAAACGCAATTCGCCATCTTTGAATATCGAAATATCTGTCAAGCCACCTATATCAACAATTGCAATACCTAATTCTCGGTCTTCAGGTTCAGAAACCACGGATGCCAATGCCTGTGCTTGTAAAACCAATACTCGGTTTCCAAATTCCAAGCGGTCCAATACTCGCTGGATATTTTCTAATGCACCAATCTGACCAATTATCAATAATGCTTCAACTTCTAATCTAAAACCGAACATACCAATTGGGCTTTTTATTCCCTTTTGGCCATCGACAATAAATTGTCCAGGAATTACATGGATAATTTGTTCATCATTAGGAAGTCTCAAAGTTTGGGCTTGCCGAATAACTTCAATAATATCTTTTTCTGAAATACCTTTTGATGGATTTTTAACTGGTACTGTCGCACCACTTGGAATATGTTTTATATATTGTCCGGCAAT
This genomic interval from candidate division WOR-3 bacterium contains the following:
- the ftsZ gene encoding cell division protein FtsZ yields the protein MIEPVEERNLAKIAVVGIGGAGNNAINHMIEAKLTGVEFYAINTDLQALSLNLAENRIQIGAQITGGLGSGGNPELGRKACEESLDLIKDILTGYDMVFLAAGEGGGTGTGASPLIAEVAKTQGAIVIAVVTKPFEFEGKHRMRQALCGIQELKDKVDTLIVIPNQRLLTNYAQISCFEAFRMADEVLLNAVKGISDLITQPGVINIDFADVRNVMLEKGSAFISTGIASGEGRATEAAHRAIASPLIEDINIETARKILLNIAGDEKLTLQEVNEAASIIYNATNGYAEIRFGAVKDLSLKDTIRVTVIATGIEEALPKITDVCDLLESQDLFPVRPRIRKKDDKIIIDKTNLEIPTFIRRQID
- the ftsA gene encoding cell division protein FtsA, which codes for MAKTRKIIGLDIGSTKIACAIAESINGKYNILGYGRANPDGFRNGTVVNLDTAVDSVASAIESAEKMAGINAKNCSIYVGIAGQYIKHIPSGATVPVKNPSKGISEKDIIEVIRQAQTLRLPNDEQIIHVIPGQFIVDGQKGIKSPIGMFGFRLEVEALLIIGQIGALENIQRVLDRLEFGNRVLVLQAQALASVVSEPEDRELGIAIVDIGGLTDISIFKDGELRFYKTLPIGGENITKDIAIGLRTPYKKAEEIKKQYGTAMVSCIDQDEPIVIEDLTGRVSKQVSRRLLTSIIEPRVEEILLYTETAIRESGFADALSGGVVLTGGTAQLKGIDVMAEQVLRLPVKITPSKSTSDSYSEHTNNPIEQLGADYTTAVGLIHYGFFGKEAYVPLSESIFSSMATKLKELFA